The Pongo abelii isolate AG06213 chromosome 11, NHGRI_mPonAbe1-v2.0_pri, whole genome shotgun sequence genome includes a window with the following:
- the SPEG gene encoding striated muscle preferentially expressed protein kinase isoform X10 → MKPSPSQNRRSSDTGSKAPPTFKVSLMDQSVREGQDVIMSIRVQGEPKPVVSWLRNRQPVRPDQRRFAEEAEGGLCRLRILAAERGDAGFYTCKAVNEYGARQCEARLEVRGE, encoded by the exons ATGAAGCCCAGTCCCAGCCAGAACCGCCGTTCTTCTGACACTGGCTCCAAGGCACCCCCCACCTTCAAG GTCTCACTTATGGACCAGTCAGTAAGAGAAGGCCAAGATGTCATCATGAGCATCCGCGTGCAGGGGGAGCCCAAGCCTGTGGTCTCCTG GCTGAGAAACCGCCAGCCTGTGCGCCCGGACCAGCGGCGCTTTGcggaggaggctgagggtgggctGTGCCGGCTGCGGATCCTGGCTGCGGAGCGTGGCGATGCTGGTTTCTACACTTGCAAAGCAGTCAATGAGTATGGCGCTCGGCAGTGCGAGGCCCGCTTGGAGGTCCGAG GCGAGTGA